A single region of the Paraburkholderia megapolitana genome encodes:
- a CDS encoding Lrp/AsnC family transcriptional regulator — protein sequence MNSPRRLDRIDIGILSQLQQNARITNAELARAVNLSPTPCFNRVRALEKLGLFKQQVTLLNPEPLGLRINVFIQVSLEKQVEDALRRFEQAIGERPEVMECYLMTGDADYLLRVVVPDMPTLERFILDQLTKIPGVSNIRSSFALKQVRYKTALPLPASGLTLIDPDDVATDWR from the coding sequence ATGAACTCCCCTCGTCGGCTGGATCGTATCGATATTGGCATCCTGAGCCAGTTGCAGCAGAACGCCCGCATCACCAATGCCGAGCTGGCGCGCGCGGTGAATCTGTCGCCCACGCCGTGCTTCAACCGCGTGCGGGCGCTCGAAAAACTCGGGCTCTTCAAACAGCAGGTCACGCTGTTGAACCCGGAGCCGCTCGGGCTGCGCATCAACGTGTTCATTCAGGTCAGTCTGGAGAAGCAGGTGGAGGACGCGCTGCGGCGCTTCGAACAGGCGATCGGCGAGCGTCCCGAAGTGATGGAGTGTTATCTGATGACGGGCGATGCGGACTACTTGCTGCGCGTCGTCGTGCCCGACATGCCGACGCTCGAGCGTTTCATCCTCGATCAGTTGACGAAGATTCCTGGCGTGTCGAATATCCGCTCGAGCTTTGCACTCAAGCAGGTGCGCTACAAGACGGCGCTGCCGCTGCCGGCGTCGGGGCTCACGCTGATCGATCCGGACGATGTCGCGACCGACTGGCGTTGA